In one Nicotiana tomentosiformis chromosome 6, ASM39032v3, whole genome shotgun sequence genomic region, the following are encoded:
- the LOC138893564 gene encoding uncharacterized protein: MALFEALYGCQCRSPIRWFKPVEAKLYGTDLIKDALEKGIMRFRNKGKLSPRFIGPFEVLKRVGEVTYELALPPSLSGVHPVFHVSMLRKYHADLSQVLNFSIVQLDKSLGYEEEPFSIVYKQVCQLRSKKFFAVKVQWRGQPVEEATWEAEEDMWSKYLLI; the protein is encoded by the exons atggctctatttgaggctttatatggctgtcaatgccgttcacctatcagatggtttaAGCCCgttgaggctaagttatatggtactgatttgattaaggatgccttggaaaag ggaattatgagattcaggaataaaggcaagttgagcccaaggtttataggcccatttgaggtgttgaagcGAGTTGGAGAGGTcacttatgagcttgcattgcctcccagtctatccgGAGttcatcctgttttccatgtatctatgctccggaagtatcatgctgacctatcacaggTGTTAAACTTCAGcatagttcagctagataagagtttgggttatgaagaagagccattttccATTGTTTATaaacaagtttgccagttgaggtccaagaaattttttgcagtaaaggtccagtggaggggccaaccagttgaggaagcgacttgggaggctgaggaggaCATGTGGAGCAAATATctacttatttag